In Glycine max cultivar Williams 82 chromosome 10, Glycine_max_v4.0, whole genome shotgun sequence, the DNA window GTGGAAAAGAATACAAGTATTAAGGCCTAAGGGGCAGAAAATTATTAGAATCTTACAATTCATGCTTAGGAATCCTAGGATTCGATACAATTGAGCTACCTATTGATTCATATCATAAGATGAATCTCAAATGAGTTTGTATCTAAGGATGCAAGAATAAAAACTATGCAACTTTGTATCATTGATATGAATCATACAAttcgttgtttttttttttttttgttttttctcacATCTATTctcaaaaatttgaaaagtcatATAAGCTAAAATTGTTAAATGAAAAGGAATTGAAGGAGCATTTTTAAACTTGtcctatttgattatttttgccACCCATTCATTCAATTCATGGACTCTATTAGGCTATTTCATTGCTTTGTTTTCATTCTTCTAAAATAAAGGGTTCACAAACTCAcatataactaataattttgttttatctatttgtagtttgaaataattatattgaataCTATATATCATCTAAATCTTACGGTTTGATACAATTATACAAATTATGCTCCACAATTCAAAAAATGTACCACTTAGGACTGGTAACATGGATCAAATAATTTCCAAATATCATAAAAttgattgtattttaaaataagcaacaaatacaaaaattaattgaagtaCGTTTCCAAGTAATATTTGAAGACAAAATGACAAATCAAGGCCAGAAATAATTGAACTAGGCAAATACATAGCCAGTACACAGCATATACAGGGGGGAAAAGGGTCCAAATGCAAAGACAACTCAGGAATTTtcaggaaaaaggaaaaacctGTTCAGGTTGAAGAGATCTCAAGTAATCCAATAAATCGTTCTTTTCTTCTCCAACAAACTGTTGCATTTGAAGAGCAGCACTTTTCCTCTTTACTTCATGCAGCTCctttaaaaatggaaaagaaatcaAAAATAAGTCAAACAGGTTTATTGTATAGCTAACCTATTTTCAATTAAGGGACGTGAATTCAAATCAATCATTAACAAGCACACAAACAAGAGAGCATGTAGTATGAAGCTTACCATGAGATATGTGACAATCAAGAATTAACAATGTCCAATACAACATTTATTTCACTGATCATTCAATGCATCATGAATCCCATGCTTAAACTCTTTGAAAtatcaagaaacaaaaaatacctttttcatAGAAGACAAACGAGattgcaaattaaaaatatattgttgagCTTCAGCAGATATTTCACCAAGCTCTTGAATGTCAGCTTCCTCATGAAGCTTTTCAACTTTGGAAgacaaattcttatttttaccAAACTCAATTGCATTTACACTGTCATGCATCAACCCTTGTAAGTCCACTTTCATACTCTCTGCCTTTGGCTTCTCTATATCTCCTTCAAACATATCAAGGTTTTTCTCAAGACAAAGCCTATATTCAACATTCCGTAGTGTATACCTACAATATAGGAAAAATGGTTTTCATGTTCCCTCTGTATTAACATTACTAGGTCAtgcataaaaagttaaaaactgaaaaaagtaaaattcttTAGAAGTTTCAGAAAAATAGGGACATTTATCAACATGGATTCATTCAAATAAACAGTAGTGACATATTCTCTCCTTCTCCAAACCGTTTATCCATTTTACACAAGTTTGTGAATCAGAGAAACTAATAACAGGTTTCAAGATAGCAAAAttgaaataagattttaaagcaaaaaataCAGCTACAAGTACAACCATAATAACAGTCCTACGGGCTCCATGCATTGAATATATAAGTCGTACAAAAATGTTTTGACATGGAAACTGAAATTTACCCAGTCATCATTGAAGAAATCAGTAACTTGGAGAGAGGTTCCCACAAGGCCTCAATGACAACATGAAATTGATCAGACGGAAGCAAGCCCAGCATACCAGATATAGTCCTCTTCATGGCATCTGCTGTAGTTGGTGGAACATCCTTCTGAATGTGGCTAACATCCAGAGGTTCTATCTCTTGTATCAACTCGGTGAGCACTGATTTCTAGAAGTAGAGTAAAGCACTATTCAAAT includes these proteins:
- the PM23 gene encoding uncharacterized protein LOC547534 yields the protein MATLSSILSSSLPLFHRYPNPNPSLFRPSLSLSFSRTKPRSPFLVLAASSHDFASNSKKSVLTELIQEIEPLDVSHIQKDVPPTTADAMKRTISGMLGLLPSDQFHVVIEALWEPLSKLLISSMMTGYTLRNVEYRLCLEKNLDMFEGDIEKPKAESMKVDLQGLMHDSVNAIEFGKNKNLSSKVEKLHEEADIQELGEISAEAQQYIFNLQSRLSSMKKELHEVKRKSAALQMQQFVGEEKNDLLDYLRSLQPEQVAQLSEFTSPELKDTILSVVHGLLATLSPKMHSKPSTMSENTTVGATNAGSEDCAEVLENSALQFQPVISLTRDYLARLLFWCMLLGHYLRGLECRLELTDLLSLTSDAENDVSGSQPIA